One Herbaspirillum rubrisubalbicans genomic window carries:
- a CDS encoding alpha/beta fold hydrolase has product MILTSRLRQAARLLLISASLSWCASVAAQAVEPPQPVEGSWVAPSFQFHTGQTLDHLRLHYLTLGERSNPAVLVLHGTYQSAGAMLSKDFGGQLFGPGQPLDASKYFIIIPDGIGVGKSSKPSDGLRAAFPQYNYADMVLAQYRMLTEGMGIHHLRLIIGNSMGGMQTWLWGGSYPGFADGLVPMAAQPTEMASRNWMMRRMLVESIKQDPAWNHGNYTSQPPSLRLANNMFVFATNGGTLAYQALAGTHAQADKLVDDRLAAPVTADANDFIYQWGSSADYDAAPGLARIKVPVLAINSADDERNPPETGIMQAALQQVPTARLLLIPASAETRGHGTTGMARFYARELAQFLQSLPQP; this is encoded by the coding sequence ATGATCCTGACATCTCGCCTGCGCCAGGCCGCCCGCCTGCTGCTGATTTCCGCCAGCCTTTCCTGGTGCGCCAGTGTCGCTGCCCAGGCAGTCGAGCCGCCCCAGCCGGTCGAAGGCAGTTGGGTGGCGCCGAGTTTCCAGTTCCACACCGGCCAGACCCTGGACCATCTGCGTCTGCATTACCTCACTCTGGGTGAGCGCAGCAACCCGGCGGTACTGGTGCTGCACGGCACCTACCAGAGTGCCGGGGCGATGCTGTCCAAGGACTTTGGCGGCCAGCTCTTTGGCCCCGGCCAGCCGCTGGACGCCAGCAAGTACTTCATCATCATTCCCGACGGTATCGGCGTGGGCAAGTCGAGCAAGCCCTCCGATGGCCTGCGCGCGGCCTTCCCGCAATACAACTACGCCGACATGGTGCTGGCGCAATACCGCATGTTGACCGAAGGCATGGGCATCCATCACCTGCGCCTGATCATCGGCAATTCCATGGGCGGGATGCAGACCTGGCTGTGGGGCGGCAGCTATCCGGGCTTTGCCGATGGCCTGGTGCCGATGGCCGCCCAGCCCACCGAGATGGCCAGCCGCAACTGGATGATGCGCCGGATGCTGGTGGAGTCGATCAAGCAGGATCCGGCCTGGAACCATGGCAACTACACCAGCCAGCCGCCTTCACTGCGCCTGGCCAACAACATGTTCGTCTTTGCCACCAATGGCGGCACGCTGGCCTACCAGGCCCTGGCCGGCACCCATGCGCAAGCCGACAAGCTGGTCGATGATCGCCTGGCCGCGCCGGTCACGGCCGATGCCAATGACTTCATCTACCAGTGGGGTTCCTCGGCCGACTACGATGCCGCCCCAGGCTTGGCCCGCATCAAGGTGCCGGTGCTGGCCATCAACTCTGCCGACGATGAACGCAACCCGCCCGAGACCGGCATCATGCAAGCGGCCCTCCAGCAAGTGCCCACGGCGCGCCTGCTGCTCATCCCGGCCAGCGCCGAGACACGCGGCCACGGTACCACCGGCATGGCGCGCTTCTATGCACGTGAGCTGGCGCAGTTCCTGCAATCGCTGCCGCAACCTTGA
- a CDS encoding TonB-dependent siderophore receptor translates to MSLSKPTRMSPMLRQPLIMKLALAQALMSTTALYAQPVQQRFDIPGGPLEDVLTRFAQAADVPLALQAGKLQGLRSPGLVGSYSVEAGFHALLAGSGYRIGKTAAGYVLMPDTGGATPTATPLASAQGSLPTINVSANAESWSARTSSSTTKTETPLIEVPQSISVVTAERIAALGATTARDALGYTPGVNISPYGADSRYDWINLRGFDAYSPGFYLDGLPLRNANSFAVWRTENYGIDQIAVLRGPASVLFGQAGPGGVVNVVSKLPSAETQRELQVQLGSNQRRQVGGDFGGAMDADGKLLYRFIGVIRDAEMPAGGMKNDRIYLAPSLTWKISRDTSLTLQASLLRDNGGVYTRTRPLVGSLVPTPIGTTIPSGLYIGNPNFDHFSQNQELLGYRLEHRFNEAVVFRQSARVGHMSVDYHALQQPNFITVDATVPNDPANFQSLSRNLFGSRESATMFSIDNQLQLDFSTAGIRHTMLLGVDFQRSRFDALSFSGGSAPLLDIAAPTYPNGPFVVPAPYNDTRAVLTQTGFYLQDQIKWDNGVELTLGGRHDSADNTVDNRLDGTRTSSTDRKFTARAALLYRAPNGLAPYVSYTESFNPTATVDPLTNLPFGPETGKQTEVGLRYQPSGTRDLYSAALFDLKRQNYISYDANFMPTQKGEISVRGLELEAVTEPLPSLRLTAAYSYTPRAVVTNSSRPAEIGKQATAVPLHQLSLWGDHRLHNGIRLGLGARYVSATSGNGGGTPVKVPGYTLLDGLVGYDLAHWSLALNLRNLTNKTYLTNCDTAAATCYYGDQRSILATATYRW, encoded by the coding sequence ATGAGCTTGTCCAAGCCCACCCGCATGTCCCCCATGTTGCGCCAGCCCTTGATCATGAAACTCGCGCTGGCCCAGGCGCTCATGAGCACCACTGCACTGTATGCCCAGCCGGTGCAGCAACGTTTCGATATCCCGGGTGGCCCGCTGGAAGACGTGCTGACCCGCTTCGCCCAGGCCGCCGATGTGCCATTGGCCCTGCAAGCGGGCAAGTTGCAGGGCCTGCGCTCGCCGGGCTTGGTGGGCAGCTACAGCGTAGAAGCGGGATTCCACGCCCTGCTGGCAGGCAGCGGCTACCGCATCGGCAAGACCGCGGCCGGCTATGTATTGATGCCGGACACCGGCGGCGCAACGCCAACTGCGACGCCCCTTGCTTCGGCCCAAGGCAGCCTGCCCACCATCAATGTCAGCGCCAACGCCGAGAGCTGGTCTGCACGCACAAGTAGCAGCACCACCAAGACCGAGACGCCCCTCATCGAAGTACCGCAGTCGATCTCGGTGGTCACCGCTGAACGCATCGCTGCATTGGGCGCGACCACCGCGCGCGATGCCCTGGGTTACACCCCAGGCGTCAACATTTCTCCTTACGGTGCCGACTCTCGCTATGACTGGATCAACCTGCGTGGCTTCGACGCCTACAGCCCCGGCTTCTACCTGGATGGCCTGCCGCTGCGCAATGCCAACAGCTTCGCGGTCTGGCGTACCGAAAACTATGGTATCGACCAGATCGCCGTGCTGCGCGGACCAGCCTCGGTACTGTTTGGCCAGGCCGGCCCGGGAGGGGTGGTCAACGTGGTCAGCAAGCTGCCCAGCGCCGAAACGCAGCGCGAACTGCAGGTGCAGCTCGGATCGAATCAGCGACGCCAGGTAGGCGGCGACTTCGGCGGCGCGATGGATGCCGACGGCAAGCTACTCTATCGTTTCATCGGTGTGATACGCGATGCTGAAATGCCCGCGGGTGGGATGAAGAATGACCGCATCTACCTTGCCCCGTCGCTGACCTGGAAGATCAGCCGCGATACCTCGCTGACCCTGCAAGCCTCGCTGCTGCGCGACAATGGCGGTGTGTATACCCGCACCAGACCGCTGGTGGGTTCACTGGTACCAACGCCCATCGGCACGACCATTCCCAGTGGCTTGTACATCGGCAATCCCAACTTCGACCATTTCAGTCAGAACCAGGAACTGCTGGGCTACCGCCTGGAACATCGCTTCAATGAGGCCGTGGTCTTTCGGCAGAGCGCGCGCGTGGGCCACATGAGCGTGGACTATCACGCCCTGCAACAACCGAACTTCATCACCGTCGATGCGACCGTTCCCAACGATCCGGCCAACTTCCAGAGCCTCTCGCGCAATCTGTTCGGCAGCCGCGAATCGGCCACCATGTTCAGCATCGACAATCAGCTGCAGCTTGACTTCAGTACCGCAGGGATACGCCACACGATGTTGCTGGGGGTGGACTTCCAGCGCAGTCGCTTCGACGCCCTCAGCTTCAGCGGCGGCAGCGCACCACTACTCGACATCGCCGCCCCGACCTATCCGAATGGCCCCTTCGTCGTGCCAGCCCCCTACAACGACACCCGTGCCGTGCTGACCCAGACCGGCTTCTACCTGCAAGATCAAATCAAGTGGGACAACGGGGTAGAGCTGACTCTCGGTGGCCGCCATGACAGCGCCGACAACACAGTGGACAATCGCCTGGATGGCACCCGTACCAGCAGCACCGACCGCAAGTTCACCGCACGCGCGGCACTGCTCTACCGTGCGCCCAATGGCCTGGCACCCTATGTCAGCTATACCGAGTCGTTCAATCCGACCGCTACCGTCGATCCGCTGACCAATCTGCCCTTCGGGCCCGAGACCGGCAAGCAGACCGAAGTCGGCCTGCGCTACCAGCCATCTGGTACGCGCGACCTCTACAGCGCAGCGCTGTTCGACCTGAAGCGCCAGAACTACATCAGCTACGACGCCAACTTCATGCCGACCCAGAAAGGCGAAATATCGGTGCGCGGCCTGGAGCTGGAAGCCGTCACCGAACCGCTGCCCTCTCTGCGTCTGACTGCTGCCTACAGCTACACCCCGCGCGCCGTGGTCACCAACAGCAGCCGTCCAGCCGAGATCGGCAAGCAGGCGACGGCCGTTCCCCTGCATCAGCTCTCGCTGTGGGGTGATCATCGCCTGCACAATGGCATCAGGCTGGGGCTGGGAGCACGCTATGTCAGCGCCACCAGCGGCAATGGTGGGGGGACGCCGGTCAAGGTGCCGGGATATACGCTGTTGGATGGCCTGGTCGGCTATGACCTCGCACACTGGAGCCTGGCCTTGAATTTGCGCAACCTCACCAACAAGACCTATCTGACCAATTGCGATACCGCTGCGGCCACGTGCTATTACGGAGACCAGCGCAGCATCCTGGCCACGGCCACCTATCGCTGGTGA
- a CDS encoding sigma-70 family RNA polymerase sigma factor, with translation MEDLHVEQVETLYRDHHRWLRGWLRHKLGCTEQAADLAHDTFLRLLSTRDVLTALNEPRAYLLTAARNLLIDRARRHRIRQSYLEQLERQIEAAPELLHAPSPETILQAVQAIEALGRALLGVHAEAAQAFILHYVQGQRQEELAQHFGVSLRSVQGWLAQALVHCHRQLAS, from the coding sequence ATGGAAGACCTGCATGTGGAACAGGTTGAAACGCTTTACCGCGACCATCACCGCTGGTTGCGTGGCTGGCTGCGCCACAAGCTAGGCTGTACTGAGCAGGCCGCTGACCTGGCGCATGACACCTTCCTGCGCCTGCTGTCCACACGCGATGTGCTGACGGCGCTCAACGAACCGCGCGCCTATCTGCTCACCGCCGCCCGCAACCTGTTGATCGACCGTGCACGGCGGCATCGCATCCGCCAAAGCTATCTGGAGCAGCTGGAACGGCAGATTGAGGCTGCCCCCGAGCTACTCCATGCTCCTTCGCCCGAAACCATCTTGCAGGCCGTGCAAGCGATCGAAGCGCTGGGTCGAGCCTTGCTGGGCGTGCACGCCGAGGCCGCCCAGGCCTTCATCCTGCACTACGTGCAGGGGCAGCGGCAGGAGGAACTGGCGCAGCACTTCGGCGTTTCGCTGCGCAGCGTACAAGGTTGGCTGGCCCAAGCGCTGGTTCATTGCCATCGTCAACTGGCGAGTTGA
- a CDS encoding glycine zipper 2TM domain-containing protein — MKTLHKIAAISVTAIALTAMSGCSNMSTRDKNTAIGATIGAVGGAILTGGSGIGTAGGAAVGGVIGHQIGR, encoded by the coding sequence ATGAAAACACTGCACAAGATCGCTGCCATTTCTGTGACTGCCATTGCGCTGACCGCCATGAGCGGCTGCAGCAACATGAGTACCCGCGACAAGAACACTGCCATCGGCGCCACCATCGGTGCCGTAGGTGGCGCCATCCTGACCGGTGGCAGCGGCATCGGTACCGCCGGCGGCGCAGCGGTGGGCGGCGTGATCGGGCACCAGATCGGTCGCTAA
- a CDS encoding histone deacetylase family protein — MKTFYHPEQKLHHPQSYYSRGKMRVPQEVPERLDQLAALATRLGFEVQPPPDTGTAAIGAVHALDYLQFLQEAHAQWMALPEDWGQEVVSNIFVRQPNALRGVLAKAARYLADGSCPVGPQTWHSAYWSAQCAIAGAQALLDGQPRAYALCRPPGHHARRDAAGGFCYLNNAAIAAQMLSQRHSRVLVLDTDMHHGQGIQELFYTRRDVMYVSIHGDPENFYPVVAGFEDERGSGEGHGYNLNLPMPHGAPEAVFFERLTQACRAITLYQPEVLVLSLGFDIFEDDPQSVVGVSTAGFERLGREVAALGLPTLVVQEGGYHIAGLQANAERFFVGLEPC, encoded by the coding sequence ATGAAAACCTTTTACCACCCCGAGCAGAAACTGCATCATCCGCAAAGCTACTATTCGCGCGGCAAGATGCGCGTGCCGCAGGAAGTCCCGGAGCGCCTGGACCAACTGGCGGCACTGGCCACGCGCCTGGGCTTCGAGGTACAGCCGCCCCCCGATACCGGAACCGCAGCCATTGGCGCGGTGCACGCGCTGGATTACCTGCAATTCCTGCAGGAGGCCCATGCGCAGTGGATGGCCTTGCCCGAGGACTGGGGGCAGGAAGTGGTATCCAACATCTTCGTGCGTCAACCCAATGCCCTGCGCGGGGTATTGGCCAAGGCGGCGCGTTATCTCGCCGATGGCAGTTGCCCGGTGGGGCCGCAGACCTGGCACTCGGCCTACTGGTCGGCCCAGTGCGCCATTGCCGGCGCCCAGGCGCTGCTGGATGGACAGCCGCGCGCCTATGCCCTGTGCCGCCCGCCCGGCCATCATGCAAGGCGCGATGCGGCCGGCGGCTTCTGCTATCTCAACAATGCCGCCATCGCCGCGCAGATGTTGAGCCAACGTCATTCTCGGGTGCTGGTGCTCGATACCGACATGCACCACGGCCAGGGCATTCAGGAACTCTTTTATACCCGGCGCGACGTGATGTATGTCTCCATCCATGGCGACCCGGAGAATTTCTATCCAGTTGTGGCCGGCTTCGAAGACGAACGCGGCAGCGGCGAAGGCCATGGCTACAACCTGAACCTGCCCATGCCGCACGGCGCGCCGGAGGCGGTGTTCTTCGAGCGCCTGACCCAGGCCTGCCGCGCCATCACGCTGTACCAGCCCGAGGTACTGGTGTTGAGCCTGGGATTCGACATCTTCGAAGACGACCCGCAATCGGTAGTGGGCGTGAGCACGGCCGGCTTCGAGCGGCTGGGGCGCGAAGTCGCAGCGCTCGGGCTACCCACCTTGGTGGTGCAGGAAGGCGGGTACCATATTGCCGGATTGCAGGCCAATGCCGAGCGCTTCTTTGTCGGACTGGAGCCTTGCTGA
- a CDS encoding FecR family protein, which yields MTEKACAPSEEITIEAAQWIVRLSAGNAAQQRQAAEEFARWKSESRQHAQAAHELHGVLEQINSLLDTSNGDPVPLCAGLKTAMTQPRLPDRMRRAVATLALICGIGLPLWLTYQAYPADYLLADMRTATGAWAAQTLEDGSRITLGTRSAVNFRFDARHRTVELVKGEILVEVARDRARPFLIQTTDGSIEALGTRFLVRRDDSGTVVSMLESKVSIHAAGQQAQTPVILAAGQRIRLHGDTVGVPEPIDAAALERAWRSHQLVSRQRPLTELLDELNRYRPGRILYDQAQLKGLEMTVVLPLDDTQRALQLLVDCIPGLRVRQFTPYLTYIDLVPTP from the coding sequence ATGACAGAGAAGGCTTGCGCCCCCTCCGAGGAAATCACCATCGAGGCGGCACAATGGATCGTGCGCCTGAGTGCTGGCAACGCGGCCCAGCAACGGCAGGCCGCAGAAGAATTCGCCCGCTGGAAGAGTGAAAGTCGGCAGCACGCCCAGGCGGCGCACGAACTGCATGGCGTACTGGAGCAGATCAATAGCTTGCTCGATACCAGCAACGGCGATCCCGTCCCCTTGTGCGCCGGCCTCAAGACGGCCATGACGCAGCCCCGTTTGCCGGACCGGATGCGCCGCGCGGTGGCGACACTGGCCCTCATCTGTGGCATCGGGCTGCCACTGTGGCTGACCTACCAAGCCTATCCGGCCGACTACCTGCTGGCCGATATGCGCACCGCAACCGGAGCCTGGGCAGCGCAGACCCTGGAGGACGGATCACGCATCACGCTGGGCACCCGCAGTGCTGTCAACTTCCGCTTCGATGCACGGCACCGTACCGTCGAACTGGTCAAGGGCGAAATACTGGTGGAGGTGGCTCGCGACCGTGCACGCCCCTTCCTCATCCAGACCACCGACGGCAGCATCGAGGCACTGGGAACCCGCTTCCTGGTGCGCCGCGACGACAGCGGCACCGTCGTCAGTATGCTTGAATCGAAGGTCTCGATCCACGCTGCGGGCCAGCAGGCGCAAACGCCCGTTATCCTGGCGGCCGGGCAACGCATCCGCCTTCACGGCGATACTGTGGGGGTACCGGAGCCCATCGATGCGGCAGCGCTGGAACGCGCCTGGCGCAGCCACCAACTGGTAAGCCGCCAACGACCCTTGACGGAGCTGCTCGATGAGCTCAACCGCTATCGACCCGGTCGCATCCTCTACGATCAGGCGCAGTTGAAGGGGTTGGAGATGACCGTGGTGCTGCCGCTGGACGATACCCAGCGTGCCCTGCAATTACTGGTGGACTGCATACCTGGCTTGCGAGTGCGACAGTTCACGCCCTATCTGACCTATATCGATTTGGTTCCTACTCCCTGA
- a CDS encoding SDR family oxidoreductase: protein MQFAGTSVIITGAGKGIGRACARLMAQRGAEVIALSRTASDLESLREEIGGRSVQVDLADPAAARRAMAEAGCADYLINSAGINVLQSTLAMSDDAYEAVLGVNLRAALITCQAFAQARIAAGGGGGIVNITSIAGHRGFAEHLCYAASKAGLEGATRVLARELGPHGIRVNAVAPTITLTELAEAAWSDPAKSAPMMVRHPLQRFASAEDVARSIAMLLSEDAAMMTGAVVPVDGGFLAV from the coding sequence ATGCAATTTGCAGGAACATCGGTCATCATCACCGGCGCCGGCAAAGGCATTGGCAGGGCCTGCGCCAGGCTGATGGCACAACGCGGAGCCGAGGTGATCGCGCTCTCGCGCACGGCCAGCGACCTGGAGAGTCTGCGCGAGGAGATCGGTGGTCGTTCGGTGCAGGTCGATCTGGCCGACCCGGCTGCCGCACGGCGCGCCATGGCCGAAGCGGGATGCGCCGACTACCTCATCAATAGTGCCGGCATCAATGTGCTGCAATCCACCCTCGCCATGAGTGACGATGCCTATGAAGCGGTGCTAGGCGTGAACCTGCGCGCCGCCCTCATCACTTGCCAGGCTTTCGCCCAGGCCCGTATTGCCGCCGGGGGCGGGGGGGGCATCGTCAACATCACCTCCATTGCCGGCCATCGCGGCTTTGCCGAGCATCTCTGTTATGCCGCCTCCAAGGCCGGCCTGGAAGGGGCTACGCGGGTATTGGCGCGGGAACTGGGGCCGCATGGCATCCGCGTCAACGCGGTGGCGCCGACCATCACCCTGACCGAACTGGCCGAGGCGGCCTGGAGCGATCCGGCCAAGTCGGCACCGATGATGGTGCGCCATCCGCTGCAACGTTTTGCCTCGGCCGAGGACGTGGCGCGCAGCATTGCCATGCTGCTCTCGGAGGATGCCGCCATGATGACCGGCGCGGTGGTGCCGGTGGATGGCGGTTTCCTGGCGGTCTAG
- a CDS encoding type 1 glutamine amidotransferase, producing the protein MRPIAIFQHEATQGPGVLLEHLQQHALPYRLYHSAAQDDVPRDASQFAGIVILGSDHSVNDALPWIAAEKSLLEDALARDVPVLGHCFGAQLLARAMGAKVTRNICPNIGWGQVWITPPAQQRMRLPRLAWLFNWHYDTFEIPTGAIRTMYGSHCLNKGFLRGRQWGFQGHMEVTEESIRRWCASGREELLRADGPAAQSEAQILAGLHERVAALRLIAEQTYGAWTRQLDRPIRVALRSTSYA; encoded by the coding sequence ATGAGACCGATTGCCATCTTCCAGCATGAAGCCACGCAAGGCCCGGGTGTCTTGCTCGAACATCTGCAACAGCACGCACTACCCTATCGCCTCTACCACTCCGCCGCTCAGGACGATGTGCCGCGCGACGCCAGCCAGTTCGCCGGCATCGTGATACTGGGCAGCGACCATAGCGTCAACGATGCGCTGCCCTGGATCGCAGCCGAGAAATCCTTGCTGGAAGATGCGCTGGCGCGCGATGTGCCGGTGCTGGGACACTGCTTCGGCGCGCAATTGCTGGCACGGGCGATGGGCGCCAAGGTCACGCGCAACATCTGTCCCAATATCGGCTGGGGCCAGGTCTGGATCACACCACCGGCGCAACAGCGCATGAGGCTGCCGCGCCTGGCGTGGCTGTTCAACTGGCACTACGACACCTTCGAGATTCCCACCGGGGCGATACGCACCATGTATGGCAGCCATTGCCTGAACAAGGGCTTCCTGCGCGGTCGCCAGTGGGGTTTCCAGGGGCATATGGAAGTGACTGAAGAGAGCATTCGCCGCTGGTGCGCCAGCGGACGCGAGGAACTGCTGCGCGCCGATGGCCCGGCGGCACAAAGCGAGGCACAGATCCTGGCCGGCTTGCACGAACGCGTGGCCGCCCTGCGCTTGATCGCCGAGCAGACCTATGGCGCCTGGACCCGCCAACTGGACCGGCCCATCCGGGTCGCTCTGCGTTCGACCAGTTACGCGTAA
- a CDS encoding LysR family transcriptional regulator yields the protein MRPDSSASPRPPLSPLSSERMDWNLLRTFMFVVQERGVGRAASTLCLSQPAVSQALRRLEEAVGGLLLHRRHGEFRLTPLGEEIYAVAREMYGMVARIDGAAGHAGEDVAGHLRLLLMSRVQSAAYDDFLARFHRRYPRVEFRIEVMQSATILDTLAKGSSGLGLCLCRKPVEKLERRLFLRHRYVLVCGRHHPLFAQRSVSMAELLEQNFVCFASDQLGDTLSPLTVFRDQQGFTGHIAGTSPHVEEIRRMVVAGVGLSFLPEHLIGQDVTDGLLKVLPLGAPVAEIDVFLTWHGQRKLSAPEQAFLGSFERFLQRVPLEARTA from the coding sequence ATGCGCCCCGACTCCTCCGCCAGCCCTCGCCCGCCCCTGTCGCCGCTCTCCTCGGAACGCATGGACTGGAACCTGTTACGAACCTTCATGTTCGTGGTCCAGGAGCGCGGTGTCGGGCGTGCTGCCAGCACCCTGTGCCTGAGCCAGCCCGCAGTCAGCCAGGCGCTGCGGCGCCTGGAGGAAGCCGTGGGCGGGCTACTGCTGCATCGCCGTCACGGGGAGTTCCGCCTCACGCCGCTGGGGGAGGAAATCTACGCCGTGGCGCGCGAGATGTATGGCATGGTGGCGCGCATCGATGGCGCCGCCGGTCACGCCGGCGAGGACGTGGCCGGCCACCTGCGGCTATTGTTGATGAGCCGGGTGCAGAGCGCGGCCTATGACGATTTCCTGGCGCGCTTTCACCGCCGTTATCCGCGCGTGGAATTTCGCATCGAGGTCATGCAAAGCGCCACCATCCTCGACACCCTGGCCAAGGGCAGCAGTGGCCTTGGCTTGTGCCTGTGTCGCAAGCCGGTGGAAAAGCTGGAGCGCCGGCTGTTTCTGCGGCATCGCTATGTGCTGGTGTGTGGCCGCCATCATCCCCTGTTCGCCCAGCGCAGCGTGAGCATGGCCGAGTTGCTGGAGCAGAATTTCGTCTGCTTTGCCAGCGACCAACTGGGCGACACCCTTTCCCCGCTGACCGTGTTTCGCGACCAGCAGGGCTTCACCGGCCACATTGCCGGTACCTCGCCGCACGTCGAAGAAATCCGGCGCATGGTGGTAGCAGGTGTGGGACTGAGCTTTTTGCCGGAACACCTGATCGGCCAGGATGTGACCGATGGCCTGTTGAAAGTGCTCCCCCTGGGCGCTCCGGTGGCCGAGATCGATGTGTTCCTGACCTGGCATGGCCAGCGCAAGCTGTCGGCCCCGGAGCAGGCCTTCCTGGGCTCGTTCGAGCGGTTTTTGCAGCGGGTGCCGTTGGAGGCGAGGACGGCGTGA